One window from the genome of bacterium encodes:
- a CDS encoding GDSL-type esterase/lipase family protein: MPPPYRVIALGDSLTYGYPFGKNLSWVEYTAKELHTPILNQGINGNTLRDMLRRVTIDVLDLKPEFCIVFGGANDVYQGVDLELMQSNLLKLLELLDEHEIRPILALPPPLEDEVYEKILGKFRRWLKARAKEQKIPVIDFHAAFIDPKKKKPTAAFYEDGIHPSSKGYQAMAKAAVKVLQPALAKSA, from the coding sequence ATGCCGCCACCCTATCGCGTGATCGCCCTCGGGGACTCGCTCACCTATGGGTATCCCTTCGGGAAGAATCTTTCCTGGGTGGAGTACACCGCCAAGGAGCTGCACACGCCCATCCTCAATCAGGGGATCAACGGCAACACCTTGCGCGACATGCTCCGGCGGGTGACGATCGACGTCCTCGATCTGAAGCCCGAATTCTGCATCGTTTTCGGCGGCGCCAATGACGTCTATCAAGGCGTCGATCTCGAGCTGATGCAATCCAACCTTCTCAAGCTGCTCGAGCTCCTCGACGAGCACGAGATCCGGCCTATTTTGGCGCTGCCGCCGCCGCTCGAGGACGAGGTCTACGAGAAGATCCTCGGCAAATTTCGCCGCTGGCTGAAGGCCCGGGCCAAAGAGCAAAAGATTCCGGTGATCGACTTCCATGCCGCTTTCATCGACCCCAAGAAGAAGAAGCCGACCGCGGCTTTCTATGAAGACGGCATCCACCCTTCCTCCAAAGGCTACCAAGCCATGGCCAAGGCGGCGGTGAAGGTGCTGCAGCCGGCTCTCGCCAAATCCGCGTAG